A window of the Bufo gargarizans isolate SCDJY-AF-19 chromosome 1, ASM1485885v1, whole genome shotgun sequence genome harbors these coding sequences:
- the LOC122929544 gene encoding uncharacterized protein LOC122929544, producing the protein MSVTNSDPGNGQVLADSPSDPDKIISKVINYVYSRLKIDKNIDEWTNELQMRAFEERCDNHRRPTYAEVVSRKKNSQYSEKDQSSSSIIKFLNSTVSKFSKKGSSQIANHLELYESTMDSLKLYSDADRIRFLPWAFDDRYRHYFTSFKERGVQDWQSVLHEVKLEFGPYRTTTAAKRDIYSLTCRPNQSPREFLSVLKNAYGLAYRSPNWESEEFKQLFYDAMPTQIKLNLARDLDIDAPLDRLVTAATTLYNISECHATGEKRFKNSPEKKVAEAKVNPSLGFESQPRRFPQSTGPSQQAQQQQVGPPKQTKPQNNNGSEGNNSGNGKSNYRPYYNNVPQGYRPYNTRSYQGYRRWDNRPRQQREDRQESLNSPRSRSPTNNQGAQHLAFPSASNPIVEVTSPVR; encoded by the exons ATGAGTGTAACAAACAGCGACCCAGGTAATGGCCAGGTTTTAGCAGATAGTCCCTCTGACCCAGACAAGATAATCTCTAAGGTTATCAATTATGTTTATTCCCGTTTGAAGATtgataaaaatatagatgaatggactAATGAGCTGCAAATGAGAGCCTTTGAAGAACGTTGTGAT AATCACAGGCGACCAACGTATGCTGAggtggtttctaggaagaaaaattcccaatattcagaaaaggatcagagctcctccagcataattaagtttttaaatagtacagtatccaagttttccaagaaaggttcgtctcagatagccaatcacttagaactgtatgaatccactatggattctttaaaattatactctgatgctgaccggattaggttccttccatgggcatttgatgatagaTATCGTCATTACTTTACATCCTTTAAGGAGAGAGGAGTACAAGATTGGCAAAGTGTTTTGCATGAGGTTAAATtggaattcggtccataccgaaccactactgctgcaaaacgggacatatatagccttacgtgtagacccaatcagagtccccgtgaattcctctctgtcctcaaaaatgcctatgggttggcatatagatccccaaattgggaatctgaagaattcaagcagttattctatgatgctatgccaacccagatcaaacttaacttagccagagatctggatattgatgctcccttggataggttggtgacggctgccaccacgctgtataatatcagtgagtgccatgcAACAGGTGAGAAAAGGTTTAAAAATTCCCCAGAGAAAAAggtagctgaagctaaggtaaaccctagcttgggatttgaaagccagccacgaaggttccctcagtctacaggaccttctcaacaagcccagcaacaacaggtaggaccgcCCAAACAGACCAAACCCCAAAATAATAATGGATCAGAGGGGAATAATTCAGGTAATGGGAAGTCTAACTACCGTCCCTATTACAATAACGTTCCCCAGGGATATAGGCCCTATAACACTAGAAGTTACCAGGGTTATAGACGTTGGGATaataggcccagacaacagagggaagataggcaggaatccttgaattcacccaggagtaggtcacctaccaataaccagggtgcccaac ATTTGGCCTTCCCCAGCGCATCGAATCCGATCGTGGAAGTCACTTCAccagtgaggtga